The following coding sequences are from one Saccopteryx bilineata isolate mSacBil1 chromosome 3, mSacBil1_pri_phased_curated, whole genome shotgun sequence window:
- the LOC136329095 gene encoding olfactory receptor 2A12-like: MWMPPVENQTWVSEFILLGFSRDPTSNRILFIVFLLLYLSSVLGNGLIVTLICLDMRLHTPMYFFLCILSLLDTGYVTTTVPQMLVHLLAHSQTISFAGCWLQMYMFSTMSLTECILFVVMAYDRYIAICYPLRYTVILNWSLCTRLASATGACGFFLSLIHTSLTMQLPYCGPNMVNHYFCEGPSVRSLACVDTHLIEIVDLVISVFLAVAPLSLISASYVRIAQAILKIKSTKGRCKAFSTCASHLTVVSLFYAPATYIYMRPNSNYSPERDKQISLFYNVFTALLNPVVYSLRNKDIKGAFLKVMGWSSVAQ, from the coding sequence ATGTGGATGCCTCCAGTGGAGAACCAAACTTGGGTGTCTGAATTCATCCTGCTTGGCTTCTCCCGAGATCCCACGTCCAACAGGATCCTCTTCATTGTCTTCCTTCTGCTCTACCTGAGCTCAGTCCTGGGCAATGGGCTCATTGTCACCCTGATCTGCCTGGACATGCGTCTTCACACtcccatgtacttcttcctctgTATCCTCTCCCTGCTGGACACGGGCTACGTCACCACCACTGTGCCCCAGATGTTGGTGCATCTTCTCGCTCATTCTCAGACCATCTCCTTTGCTGGCTGTTGGCTGCAGATGTACATGTTTAGCACCATGAGCCTGACTGAGTGCATTTTATTTGTAGTCATGGCTTATGACCGATACATAGCCATCTGTTACCCACTGCGTTATACAGTCATCCTCAACTGGAGCCTGTGCACACGGCTGGCATCTGCAACAGGGGCCTGCGGTTTCTTCCTCTCACTGATCCATACTTCCTTGACTATGCAGCTGCCGTACTGTGGGCCTAATATGGTCAACCACTACTTCTGTGAAGGCCCCTCAGTAAGAAGCTTGGCTTGCGTGGATACCCACCTCATTGAGATCGTGGACCTGGTGATAAGTGTCTTCTTGGCTGTTGCCCCACTTTCTCTCATTTCTGCCTCCTATGTTCGTATTGCCCAGGCCATTCTCAAGATCAAGTCCACAAAGGGCCGCTGCAAGGCTTTCTCCACCTGTGCTTCCCACCTCACTGTGGTCTCACTCTTCTATGCTCCAGCCACTTATATCTACATGAGGCCCAACTCTAACTATTCCCCTGAGCGAGACAAGCAGATCTCTCTCTTTTACAATGTCTTCACTGCCCTGCTCAACCCTGTGGTCTACAGTCTGAGGAACAAGGACATCAAAGGGGCTTTTCTCAAAGTGATGGGGTGGAGCAGTGTGGCCCAGTGA